A window of Solanum stenotomum isolate F172 chromosome 3, ASM1918654v1, whole genome shotgun sequence contains these coding sequences:
- the LOC125860713 gene encoding F-box/kelch-repeat protein At1g80440-like has product MELIPTLPYDIGLECLIRVPYYNFSSVTSVSRNWKLQIELPEFWRRRRATGSTRQVILMAQARIDPRLRLGSFKYSAFSVYKLTLYEPESGYWAELPPVPGISDGLPMFCQLVGVGLNLVVMGGWNPLTWEPSNAVFVFSFVSATWRRGADMPGCRRSFFGCASDSERTVYVAGGHDEEKNALKSAMAYDVAGDMWVPMPDMASERDECKCTFFQDKFHVIGGYDTSMQGQFGTSAESFDPSTWQWDQVNEHFFESATCPRTCVEGGDGKLYLCRDGDVLALGKSTWQAVAAIPVELRSVAFVTAWRGKILMTGSMGFNEPHNTYVLDLQSYKWTKMDTPVNFSGHVQSGCCLEM; this is encoded by the coding sequence ATGGAGCTTATTCCCACTCTTCCTTACGATATCGGACTCGAATGTCTTATTCGAGTTCCTTATTATAATTTCTCATCGGTTACTTCCGTCAGTAGAAACTGGAAGCTTCAGATTGAGCTTCCCGAGTTTTGGAGGCGAAGAAGAGCTACTGGTTCCACCCGTCAGGTAATTTTAATGGCGCAAGCCCGAATTGACCCGAGATTGAGACTCGGGTCATTCAAGTACTCTGCTTTTTCTGTTTACAAGCTTACGCTTTACGAACCGGAATCGGGTTATTGGGCGGAACTACCACCGGTTCCTGGTATTTCCGATGGGTTGCCGATGTTTTGTCAGCTCGTCGGAGTTGGATTGAATCTGGTGGTGATGGGCGGGTGGAACCCTCTTACTTGGGAACCTTCAAACGCTGTTTTTGTTTTTAGCTTTGTATCCGCCACGTGGCGACGTGGAGCCGACATGCCTGGTTGCCGGAGATCTTTTTTCGGTTGTGCGTCGGATTCTGAACGGACGGTGTACGTCGCCGGAGGTCACGACGAGGAGAAAAACGCACTTAAATCGGCGATGGCGTATGACGTGGCAGGGGATATGTGGGTCCCAATGCCTGACATGGCAAGTGAAAGAGATGAATGTAAATGCACTTTTTTTCAAGATAAATTCCACGTCATCGGCGGATATGACACGAGCATGCAAGGCCAGTTCGGTACAAGCGCTGAGTCATTCGATCCTTCCACGTGGCAGTGGGACCAAGTCAACGAACATTTCTTTGAATCTGCCACGTGTCCAAGAACCTGCGTCGAAGGTGGGGACGGAAAGTTGTACTTGTGCCGGGACGGTGATGTGCTGGCACTCGGAAAGTCTACGTGGCAAGCTGTGGCAGCGATTCCAGTGGAGCTCCGGAGCGTAGCTTTTGTGACAGCATGGAGGGGTAAAATTCTGATGACTGGTTCTATGGGATTTAATGAACCCCACAATACTTATGTTCTTGATTTACAGAGTTATAAATGGACAAAAATGGATACTCCGGTGAACTTTTCCGGCCACGTTCAATCCGGCTGCTGCCTGGAGATGTAA
- the LOC125859651 gene encoding F-box/kelch-repeat protein At1g80440-like — translation MDLLPGLPNDIAFECLIRLPLHQFSKAASVCTNWKTEIKHPLFRQRRKESGLTRPVFVLAQAMVTTIRKPYGITSLSSTQFYRLTLYDPERGCWYDLPPIPELIDGLPMFCRVVGVGSDVMVIGGCDPVNWRVMDSVFIYNFVSGSWRRGADMPGGQRLFFGCASDSERFVLVAGGHNDEKNALRSALLYDVAEDEWITLPEMAFERDECKCAFHRGEFHVIGGYPTHAQGQFQRSAEVFNSATSRQWHLEEDFLGADTCPQTCIEGDDGRLYMCRDGSVVVKFDATWKHVAKLPGGVSNGAYLTAWQGRLLAVGNSILDEIHSSYELDVNSESKEKTWRKLDTPNEYSGHVQSVCCLEI, via the coding sequence ATGGATCTTCTTCCGGGTCTTCCTAATGATATTGCTTTTGAATGTCTAATTCGTCTTCCTCTCCATCAATTCTCTAAAGCTGCTTCTGTATGCACCAACTGGAAAACCGAGATCAAGCATCCCCTGTTTCGACAACGTCGGAAAGAATCGGGTCTTACCCGACCCGTTTTCGTATTAGCCCAAGCCATGGTTACTACCATTCGAAAACCTTATGGCATTACCAGCCTTTCATCTACTCAGTTCTATAGACTCACCCTTTATGATCCGGAAAGGGGATGTTGGTACGATTTGCCGCCGATACCGGAGTTAATTGATGGATTGCCCATGTTTTGCCGGGTTGTAGGAGTCGGGTCGGATGTAATGGTGATAGGCGGGTGTGACCCGGTTAATTGGAGGGTTATGGACTCTGTTTTCATCTACAATTTCGTATCCGGTTCGTGGCGTCGTGGGGCGGATATGCCGGGAGGACAGAGGCTTTTTTTTGGATGTGCGTCGGATTCGGAGAGATTTGTGCTGGTCGCCGGCGGACATAACGACGAGAAGAATGCGCTGAGATCGGCTCTGTTGTACGACGTGGCGGAAGATGAGTGGATTACGCTGCCGGAAATGGCCTTTGAGCGTGACGAGTGCAAGTGCGCATTTCACCGCGGTGAATTCCACGTCATCGGAGGCTATCCTACGCATGCACAAGGTCAATTCCAGCGCAGCGCTGAGGTGTTCAACTCCGCCACATCCCGGCAGTGGCACCTGGAGGAGGACTTCCTGGGTGCCGACACGTGTCCCCAGACCTGCATAGAAGGCGACGACGGGAGACTATACATGTGCCGAGACGGTTCCGTGGTCGTAAAGTTTGACGCCACGTGGAAACACGTGGCGAAACTGCCAGGTGGAGTATCCAACGGGGCGTATCTGACAGCGTGGCAGGGGAGGTTGTTAGCAGTGGGAAATTCAATATTAGATGAAATTCACAGTAGTTATGAACTTGATGTGAATAGTGAGAGTAAAGAGAAGACATGGAGAAAATTGGATACTCCAAATGAATACTCTGGACATGTTCAATCAGTTTGTTGTTTAGAGATATGA
- the LOC125860298 gene encoding centromere protein C produces the protein MVNEALISDPVDPLHSLAGLSLLPTTVRVSTDASVSVNPKDLESIHNFMKSMEAKGPGLLEEAREIVDNGAELLNTKFTSFILSKGIDGDLAMKGKEKLQERRPGLGRKRARFSLKPSTSQPTVSVAPRLDIDQLSDPVEFFTVAEKLEDAEKEIERQKGSSIHDPDVNNPPANARRRRPGILGKSVKYKHRFSSTQPENDDAFISSQETLEDDILVEHGSQLPEELHGLNVELQEAELTGSIKKTESRINKILDELLSGSGEDLDRDMAVSTLQERLQIKPIELGTLCIPEFPVTGKLDGKAFGERIQKPRKFSLEVRELVKSATEGTPSSHKQHEESPASKLASPTPPKSPFGSLSFLKKKLMQSNPLRDPFSPLNIDLQSKLPDWSVKKKSQCVNNNVGPTESHGCENTNIMVPLRGSDLVHEQLMEKNPGRDSVKTGPNGSRSGMEQHNGYDDIDVNTNVNLNMRNVDSRHESDGIDKVKDDSVINNVLKDLQGLETKSYINCQKLQDSEVLAETLPSLQAQGKAVDTANYTIETVVEDFGSTEIDQLVDNMLPETAPSAEQDHYFEDSVKDLNSDQLNSVAVEVPSRDVRYKFPEMSPQHHTQAKDKQQKAKKLAVGRRERKHLSSRPSLADAGTSFESGVRRSKRMKTRPLEYWKGERLLYGRVDEGLKLVGLKYISPGKGSFKVKSYIPDDYKDLVDLAARY, from the exons ATGGTGAACGAAGCTCTTATCTCCGATCCGGTGGATCCTCTCCATAGCCTTGCCGGACTTTCTCTACTCCCAACAACAGTTAGGGTTTCCACCGACGCCTCTGTATCAGTTAACCCCAAAGACCTAGAGTCAATTCACAATTTCATGAAGTCCATG GAAGCCAAGGGTCCTGGGCTCTTGGAGGAGGCAAGGGAAATTGTGGATAATGGTGCGGAGCTTCTGAATACCAAGTTTACGAGTTTTATACTATCTAAAGGCATTGATGGGGATCTTGCAATGAAGGGAAAGGAGAAGCTCCAGGAGAGAAGACCAGGACTGGGGCGTAAAAGGGCTCGATTTTCTCTCAAGCCTAGTACAAG TCAACCTACTGTCAGCGTAGCTCCTCGTTTAGATATTGATCAACTGTCAGATCCAGTGGAATTTTTCACAGTTGCTGAAAAGCTAGAAG ATGCTGAGAAGGAAATAGAAAGACAGAAAGGTAGCAGTATCCATGATCCAGATGTGAATAATCCACCCGCCAATGCACGGCGTCGTCGACCAGGCATCTTGGG CAAATCGGTGAAGTATAAGCACCGTTTCTCATCCACCCAGCCTGAGAATGATGATGCATTTATATCATCTCAAGAGACATTGGAGGATGATATTCTGGTGGAACATGGTTCTCAGTTGCCAGAAGAGCTTCATGGCCTCAATGTTGAACTACAAGAAGCAGAACTCACAG GGTCAATAAAGAAAACAGAAAGCAGAATAAACAAGATTCTGGATGAATTACTGTCCGGTAGTGGTGAAGATCTAGATCGGGACATGGCAGTATCCACATTGCAAGAGCGGTTGCAGATCAAGCCCATTGAACTAGGCACTTTATGTATTCCTGAGTTCCCTGTGACTGGAAAGCTTGATGGTAAAGCTTTTGGAGAGAGGATTCAGAAGCCTAGGAAGTTTTCATTGGAGGTACGGGAGTTGGTTAAAAGTGCAACCGAGGGAACACCTTCCTCTCACAAACAGCATGAGGAAAGTCCTGCCAGTAAATTAGCATCACCCACTCCACCAAAAAGTCCATTTGGTTCATTgtcttttttgaaaaagaaacttATGCAGTCAAATCCACTGAGAGATCCTTTTTCGCCTCTCAACATTGATCTGCAATCAAAGCTTCCAGATTGGTCTGTGAAGAAGAAATCACAATGTGTAAATAATAATGTTGGACCTACTGAATCTCATGGTTGTGAAAATACGAATATTATGGTCCCTTTAAGAGGTTCAGACTTAGTGCATGAGCAACTGATGGAAAAGAATCCAGGCAGAGATAGTGTAAAAACTGGGCCAAATGGATCTCGATCTGGAATGGAGCAACATAATGGTTATGATGATATTGATGTCAATACTAACGTCAACTTAAATATGAGAAATGTGGATTCCCGCCATGAGTCTGATGGGATTGACAAAGTGAAAGATGATTCAGTTATAAACAATGTTTTGAAGGATCTACAAGGTCTTGAGACCAAATCCTACATTAACTGTCAAAAGCTGCAGGATAGCGAAGTTCTTGCTGAAACACTACCTTCTCTTCAAGCCCAAGGAAAAGCTGTCGATACAGCCAATTATACCATTGAAACAGTTGTTGAGGATTTTGGATCAACTGAAATTGATCAGCTG GTTGACAATATGCTACCAGAAACAGCGCCTTCTGCAGAACAAGATCATTACTTTGAGGATTCTGTCAAAGACTTAAATAGTG ATCAATTGAACTCAGTTGCAGTTGAAGTTCCTTCTAGAGACGTGAGATATAAATTTCCTGAGATGAGCCCTCAGCATCACACCCAG GCAAAAGATAAGCAACAGAAAGCAAAGAAACTTGCTGTTGGAAGGCGTGAAAGAAAACATCTTTCTTCTAGGCCAAGTCTAGCAG ATGCTGGTACATCATTTGAAAGTGGGGTTAGACGAAGCAAACGAATGAAGACAAGGCCTTTGGAATATTGGAAAGGCGAAAGATTATTATATGGACGGGTTGATGAGG GTTTGAAGCTTGTTGGCTTGAAATACATCTCTCCAGGAAAGGGATCATTTAAGGTGAAGTCTTACATCCCTGATGACTACAAAGACCTAGTTGATTTAGCAGCTCGCTATTGA